The proteins below come from a single Zea mays cultivar B73 chromosome 8, Zm-B73-REFERENCE-NAM-5.0, whole genome shotgun sequence genomic window:
- the LOC100273692 gene encoding Shaggy-related protein kinase alpha, whose protein sequence is MTSVGLLSSGYEASTSGTTDRLPDEMNGMSIRDEKEVEAVVVNGNGMEVGHTIVTTVGGRNSQQRQTISYVAERIVGQGSFGVVFQARCLETGERVAIKKVLQDVRYKNRELQTMQVLDHPNVVCLKHYFCSTTDKEELYLNLVLEYVPETVHRVIKHYNKMNQRMPLIYVKLYMYQICRALAYLHNCVGVCHRDIKPQNILVNPHTHQLKLCDFGSAKVLVQGEPNISYICSRYYRAPELIFGATEYTTAIDVWSAGCVLAELLLGQPVFPGDSGVDQLVEIIKVLGTPTRDEIKRMNPNYTEFKFPQIKAHPWHKIFHKRMPSEAVDFVSRLLQYSPNLRCTALEALIHPFFDELRYPNSRLPNGRSLPHLFNFKPNELRGVPEEFVVQLIPQHAKKQCAFLGV, encoded by the exons ATGACATCAGTAGGTCTACTATCATCAGGTTATGAAGCAAGTACCAGTGGAACCACTGATCGATTGCCAGATGAGATGAACGGGATGAGCATAagggatgaaaag GAAGTGGAAGCCGTTGTTGTCAATGGCAATGGGATGGAGGTTGGTCATACTATTGTGACGACTGTTGGTGGAAGAAATTCACAGCAGAGGCAG ACTATTAGTTATGTGGCAGAGCGTATCGTGGGGCAAGGTTCATTTGGAGTTGTCTTCCAG GCCAGGTGTCTGGAAACTGGTGAGAGAGTAGCTATAAAGAAAGTTCTTCAAGATGTGAGATACAAGAACCGTGAGCTGCAAACAATGCAAGTTCTTGATCACCCAAATGTTGTATGCTTGAAGCATTACTTCTGCTCAACCACTGATAAGGAAGAGCTTTACCTCAATTTGGTGCTTGAATATGTGCCAGAAACTGTTCACCGTGTTATTAAACATTACAATAAGATGAACCAACGGATGCCATTGATTTATGTTAAACTTTATATGTATCAG ATTTGTAGAGCTTTGGCTTACCTTCACAACTGCGTAGGAGTGTGCCACAGAGATATAAAGCCACAAAATATTCTG GTGAACCCACATACCCATCAGCTGAAGTTGTGTGACTTCGGCAGTGCCAAAGTCTTG GTACAAGGGGAACCAAATATTTCATATATTTGTTCTAGATACTACAGAGCCCCAGAGCTCATATTTGGGGCTACTGAGTATACAACAGCTATTGACGTGTGGTCTGCTGGTTGTGTACTTGCTGAGCTTCTTCTAGGTCAG CCTGTTTTTCCTGGGGACAGTGGTGTCGATCAGCTTGTTGAAATTATTAAG GTTCTAGGTACTCCAACACGGGATGAAATTAAGCGCATGAATCCAAACTACACCGAATTTAAGTTTCCGCAAATCAAAGCTCACCCATGGCACAAA ATCTTCCACAAAAGAATGCCATCTGAAGCTGTAGATTTTGTGTCTCGGCTTCTGCAGTACTCACCAAACCTCCGGTGCACAGCA TTGGAGGCGTTAATCCATCCATTCTTTGATGAACTGCGGTACCCAAACTCACGTCTACCAAATGGCCGTTCCCTTCCCCATCTCTTCAATTTTAAACCTAATG AGTTGAGAGGAGTACCAGAGGAGTTTGTTGTGCAATTGATCCCTCAGCATGCTAAGAAGCAATGTGCTTTCTTAGGAGTTTGA